The DNA segment CTGAACAGGTACCACTGCAGTTCCAGGTAGGCGTTCGAGCTGAGATTGATGCCGACGTAGCGGCCGAGATAGCGGGCGATGGCGTTGAACGCGCCGACGATCACCATGAGCAGGGCGAGCCATGCCGCAGCGCGCCCGACGGCGCTGGTCACACGATCGATCGCGGAGGACACACGCAGCGGCGCGGAGTTCCGTGTTATGGGATCCATGGCGCACCAATGTACAGCGGTGCTGGGCTGAGGTGGAGAGTTACGTTGCCGCTTCGACCGTGGCTGCGGGGATCCGGAAGCTGAACGTGCTTCCCTTCCCCGGCTCGCTCTCGACGCAGAGCGTGCCGCCGATCAGCTGTACGAGGCGCCGCGATACCGTGAGGCCGAGCCCCGCGCCCGACACGTTGTGAGAGGTGCCCTGATTGGCCTGCCAGAAACGGTCGAAGATTCGTTCGATGTTCTCCGCCGAGATGCCGACGCCGGTGTCCGCGACCGTGAATTCGACCGCATTCTCGACGGGGCGGACGCGCAGCATGACGCCACCCTTCTCCGTAAACTTGACGGCGTTGCCCAGAAGGTTGAGCAGCACCTGACGCAGCTTGCCGGCGTCGGTGCGCAGGGCGATACCGGAGTCCGGCAGCTCGCACGCGAGGCCGATGCCTTTCGCGGCAGCGGCCGGACTCACGAGAGATACGGCATCGCGCGCGAGTGTCACGACATCGGCCGCCTCGAAGTTGAGAGACTCGCGGCCGGCCTCGAGACGGGAGAACGTCAGGATCTCATCGACCAGCTGTGTCAGGTGCCACGCGCTGGTGCGGATGCGGTCCAGCTGCCGCTCCTGGGTCGGCTGCAGCTTGCCCGACACGCCGGTGGACAGCAGGTCGGTGTAACCGATGATCGCGGTGAGCGGCGTGCGGAATTCATGGGATATGACACCGATGAAATGGGACTTGGCGTCGCTGGCCTCACGCGCCTCGCGCAGCAGACGTTCGCGTTCGAGCTCTGCGGCCTTCCGCTCCGTACTGTCCACGGCGATGCCGACCACGCGGTAGGGCAGCCCGCGCGGGTCGAGGATCACGCGGCCGCGCATGTTGATCCAGCGCGGCTGCGCGGAACCGGCGAGACGGTACTCGAACTCGACATCGCCCGTGCGCATCGTCGCGATGTGACGCGCGGCCTTTCTCGCTTCGCGCCGGTCATCCGGGTGCACGAGCGCGAGCCAGCGGCCGAACGTGAGCGATCGCCGCGATGTTTCCAGTCCGAGCAGCCCACCCTCCTCCTCGGACCACTGGATCTCGCCTG comes from the Longimicrobiales bacterium genome and includes:
- a CDS encoding ATP-binding protein — protein: MTTPTFDIAVHLTEAAAIEAIVSQLPVGVIVAEAPGGRVVTVNARAEQLWRGPMPRAAAIEEYGHVYTGFRAGGGQYSSEEWPLARAIRHGEVVTDEEIELRLGSGERRIMLVSATPIYSAEGTVSRAVLLFHDVTEQRHEDRRREFLMQLSDEIGALHEAIPIMETAAVATGEHLGVGSTSFADVDPEGCHAIVHAEYRNGRIVSTGKYFLEDFGPQLIERLRRGESIAVEDIATERQATPDVFEGWGIRSLVVVPAVRHGRLAGLFSVLHTAPRRWSRSDLALVDTVMERTWHAVENARVHAELRQSREWLTLALQAGSAATWEWNLRTGEIQWSEEEGGLLGLETSRRSLTFGRWLALVHPDDRREARKAARHIATMRTGDVEFEYRLAGSAQPRWINMRGRVILDPRGLPYRVVGIAVDSTERKAAELERERLLREAREASDAKSHFIGVISHEFRTPLTAIIGYTDLLSTGVSGKLQPTQERQLDRIRTSAWHLTQLVDEILTFSRLEAGRESLNFEAADVVTLARDAVSLVSPAAAAKGIGLACELPDSGIALRTDAGKLRQVLLNLLGNAVKFTEKGGVMLRVRPVENAVEFTVADTGVGISAENIERIFDRFWQANQGTSHNVSGAGLGLTVSRRLVQLIGGTLCVESEPGKGSTFSFRIPAATVEAAT